TCGCTCAGAAAAGCTACCCTTGTGGCCGCAGTTGTTGGAAAACGGAGAAATCAGGAGATCTCGAACTGGATGGCGGCTCGGTCGGTGATGGCCGGGCGGATGATGTCGAAGACGATCCGCTGGTGCTCGGGGTGGTCACGGTAGGTCAAGTAGGCGTCTTGATCGGCGAAGTCTCCCACTACGGCGAAGTCGAAGTTGCCCTCGGCCAAGCCGAGGTCGGGCCCGATGGTGTAGGTCTCAGTCACGCCGGTGGCCTCGGGCATGGTGGCGATGGCGTCGTGAACCGCCTGGCGCTGGGCCTCGTCGGCGTCATCTCGGAATTTGAACATCA
This sequence is a window from bacterium. Protein-coding genes within it:
- a CDS encoding Dabb family protein; translation: MIRHVVMFKFRDDADEAQRQAVHDAIATMPEATGVTETYTIGPDLGLAEGNFDFAVVGDFADQDAYLTYRDHPEHQRIVFDIIRPAITDRAAIQFEIS